Proteins from a genomic interval of Deinococcus aestuarii:
- the ureC gene encoding urease subunit alpha, with protein sequence MRVTRRQYADLYGPTTGDRVRLGDTALLIEIEKDHTTYGEEVKFGGGKVIRDGLGQSSTATREDPDVPDLVITNAVILDHWGVVKADVGVKDGRISAIGKAGNPGTQDGVSPGLTIGASTEIVAGEGHILTAGGVDTHIHFIAPQQCWTALESGVTTMIGGGTGPTAGTSATTCTPGAWHIHRMLGALDGLPLNFGLLGKGNASTQPPLAEQIRAGALGLKLHEDWGTTPAAIDAALGVADEFDIQVAIHTDTLNESGFVEDSIRAFAGRTIHTFHTEGAGGGHAPDIIKVAGLPNVLPSSTNPTMPFTVNTLHEHLDMLMVCHHLSPRIPEDVSFAESRIRPETIAAEDVLHDLGVFSMMSSDSQAMGRVGEVITRTWQTAHKLKVQRGPLTIPGLGEDGRADNLRARRFVAKYTVNPAIAHGVAHEVGSVEVGKLADLVLWRPAFFGAKPAMILKGGLVVAAQMGDANASIPTPQPVYPRPMFAAHGGALASTCLHFVSAASLEAGNLPEVSRTYSAVKETRSIGKKDMVLNAETPDIDVNPETYEVRVDGELMTCEPVDALPLGQKYFLF encoded by the coding sequence GTGAGGGTCACCCGCCGCCAGTACGCCGACCTCTACGGCCCCACCACCGGGGACCGGGTACGGCTGGGGGACACGGCCCTCCTCATCGAGATCGAGAAGGATCACACCACCTACGGCGAGGAGGTCAAGTTCGGCGGCGGCAAGGTCATCCGCGACGGGCTGGGGCAGAGCAGCACGGCCACGCGGGAGGACCCGGACGTGCCCGACCTCGTGATCACGAACGCGGTGATCCTCGACCACTGGGGGGTGGTGAAGGCGGACGTGGGGGTGAAGGACGGACGGATCAGCGCCATCGGCAAGGCGGGCAACCCGGGTACCCAGGACGGCGTGAGCCCCGGGCTGACCATCGGCGCGAGCACGGAGATTGTCGCGGGCGAGGGACACATCCTGACGGCGGGCGGGGTGGACACCCACATCCACTTCATCGCGCCTCAGCAATGTTGGACGGCCCTCGAATCAGGCGTCACGACCATGATCGGCGGCGGCACCGGGCCGACCGCGGGCACGAGCGCGACCACCTGCACGCCGGGCGCGTGGCACATCCACCGGATGCTGGGGGCGCTGGACGGCCTGCCGCTCAACTTCGGCCTCCTGGGCAAGGGGAACGCGAGCACGCAGCCGCCGCTGGCCGAGCAGATTCGCGCGGGGGCGCTGGGCCTCAAGCTCCACGAGGACTGGGGCACCACGCCTGCCGCCATCGACGCGGCGCTCGGCGTGGCCGACGAGTTCGACATCCAGGTCGCCATCCACACCGACACCCTCAACGAGTCGGGCTTCGTGGAGGACTCCATCCGGGCCTTCGCGGGGCGCACCATCCACACCTTCCACACCGAGGGGGCGGGGGGCGGGCACGCCCCGGACATCATCAAGGTCGCCGGGCTGCCGAACGTGCTGCCGAGTTCGACCAATCCCACCATGCCCTTCACGGTGAACACGCTGCACGAACACCTCGACATGCTGATGGTCTGCCACCACCTCTCGCCGCGCATCCCCGAGGACGTCTCTTTTGCCGAGAGCCGCATCCGCCCCGAGACCATCGCCGCCGAGGACGTGCTGCACGACCTGGGCGTCTTCTCGATGATGAGCAGCGACTCGCAGGCGATGGGCCGGGTGGGGGAAGTCATCACCCGCACCTGGCAGACCGCGCACAAGCTGAAGGTGCAGCGCGGGCCGCTGACCATCCCCGGACTGGGCGAGGACGGGCGGGCCGACAACCTGCGCGCCCGGCGTTTCGTCGCCAAGTACACGGTCAACCCGGCGATTGCGCACGGCGTCGCGCACGAGGTCGGGAGCGTGGAGGTCGGCAAACTCGCGGACCTCGTGCTGTGGCGGCCCGCCTTCTTCGGGGCGAAACCGGCGATGATCCTCAAGGGCGGGCTGGTCGTCGCCGCGCAGATGGGGGACGCGAACGCCAGTATTCCCACCCCTCAGCCCGTCTACCCGCGCCCCATGTTCGCGGCGCACGGCGGGGCCCTCGCCTCCACCTGCCTGCATTTCGTCTCGGCGGCGAGCCTGGAGGCCGGGAACCTGCCGGAGGTGAGCCGAACATACAGCGCCGTGAAAGAAACTCGTTCCATCGGTAAGAAAGACATGGTGCTCAACGCCGAGACTCCTGATATCGACGTCAATCCCGAGACCTACGAGGTGCGGGTCGACGGCGAACTCATGACCTGCGAGCCGGTGGACGCACTGCCGCTGGGGCAGAAGTATTTCCTGTTCTGA
- a CDS encoding urease accessory protein UreF, giving the protein MTQVLIRLLQLADSAFPTGAYAFSDGLETLTQRGEVRTAADLHAFLCGQLAHGWGCQDPPACALVWGVEAEDLADLDALLDDLKLVRGPREASLRVGANLRRAAGHLWPDELALLPPTRHHATTFGAVAAALGAEREDTVSAYVSAWLLGRATSATRLLRLGGLDAQRAARLAEDVAARCVRDALHATPADLCSFCPLLDIAASEQAGLDSRLFQT; this is encoded by the coding sequence GTGACGCAAGTGCTTATCCGCCTGCTGCAACTCGCCGACTCGGCCTTTCCGACCGGGGCCTATGCCTTCAGTGACGGTCTGGAAACGTTGACCCAGCGGGGGGAGGTCCGTACGGCGGCTGATCTCCACGCCTTCCTCTGCGGGCAACTCGCGCACGGCTGGGGCTGTCAGGACCCGCCCGCCTGCGCGCTCGTGTGGGGAGTGGAGGCGGAAGACCTCGCCGACCTAGACGCGCTGCTGGACGACCTGAAGCTGGTGCGCGGTCCCCGTGAGGCGAGCCTGCGGGTGGGGGCGAACCTGCGCCGGGCCGCCGGGCACCTCTGGCCGGACGAACTCGCCCTCCTCCCGCCGACCCGGCACCACGCGACGACGTTCGGGGCCGTCGCGGCGGCACTCGGGGCCGAGCGAGAGGACACCGTGAGCGCCTACGTCAGCGCGTGGCTTCTCGGGCGGGCCACCTCCGCCACCCGGCTCCTCAGGCTCGGCGGATTGGACGCCCAGCGGGCCGCGCGGCTGGCGGAAGACGTGGCGGCCCGTTGTGTTCGGGACGCGCTGCACGCCACACCCGCCGACCTGTGCAGCTTCTGCCCGCTCCTCGACATTGCGGCCAGCGAGCAGGCGGGGCTGGACAGTCGCCTCTTCCAGACGTGA
- the ureG gene encoding urease accessory protein UreG, with protein MIPTPLKIGVGGPVGSGKTALLEALCRELRDRYALAVITNDIYTFEDQRILTQAAALPPERIRGVQTGGCPHTAIREDSSLNQEAAQALQADFPEIELLFIESGGDNLASSFSPELVDAWMFVLDVSGGEKVPRKGGPGVRQSDLLVINKIDLAPFVGARLEVMDADARAQRTVGGEVRPYVFTDLKRGLGVADVIAWIEHDLLFREVALPRIGLQVPQP; from the coding sequence ATGATCCCCACCCCCCTCAAGATCGGCGTCGGCGGCCCGGTCGGTTCCGGCAAGACGGCGCTGCTGGAGGCGCTGTGCCGCGAGCTTCGGGACCGCTACGCCCTCGCCGTGATCACCAATGACATTTACACCTTTGAGGACCAGCGCATCCTCACCCAGGCCGCCGCCCTGCCCCCCGAACGCATTCGAGGCGTGCAGACGGGGGGCTGCCCACACACCGCCATCCGCGAGGACAGCTCCCTCAATCAAGAGGCGGCCCAGGCCCTCCAGGCCGATTTCCCCGAAATCGAGCTGCTGTTCATCGAGTCGGGCGGCGACAACCTCGCGTCCTCCTTCTCGCCGGAACTGGTGGACGCCTGGATGTTCGTCCTCGACGTGTCCGGCGGCGAGAAGGTGCCCCGCAAGGGCGGTCCCGGCGTGCGGCAGTCGGACCTGCTGGTGATCAACAAGATCGACCTCGCCCCCTTCGTCGGCGCCCGGCTGGAGGTGATGGACGCCGACGCCCGCGCACAGCGGACGGTCGGCGGGGAGGTGCGGCCCTACGTCTTTACCGACCTCAAACGCGGTCTCGGCGTCGCCGACGTGATCGCCTGGATCGAACACGACCTGCTGTTCCGTGAGGTTGCGCTGCCCAGAATCGGACTTCAGGTGCCTCAGCCTTGA
- a CDS encoding urease accessory protein UreD codes for MSLLRRTRTGLLHLHFGTRDGRTVLLRDLQKAPLMIVRPFELPCGTLMVFMVNPTGGVLGGDHSEVRVTVDGAARVLILTQSATRVQPSPEGEAATQDIHLTVAAGARLEFYPERTLPFAGSVFRQHVRAELEEGAELGLTETLASGRVGMGERLRFGEYTSRVEVWREGRRVYLDALRLRPGEHTRTPGVWGAHDYAASGVWVGNGGVRDWPAVPGLLATGRSAGGAVWLRASAGQGPELDAALNAARESLRGQLFGAAPLRVRR; via the coding sequence TTGAGCCTGCTGCGGCGCACCCGCACCGGCCTCCTCCACCTCCACTTCGGGACGCGGGACGGGCGGACAGTCCTGCTCCGCGACCTGCAAAAGGCGCCGCTGATGATCGTGCGCCCCTTCGAGCTTCCATGCGGCACGCTGATGGTGTTCATGGTGAACCCCACCGGGGGCGTGCTGGGCGGCGACCACAGTGAGGTGCGGGTGACGGTGGACGGCGCCGCCCGCGTGCTGATCCTCACCCAGTCAGCCACGCGAGTTCAGCCCTCACCGGAGGGGGAGGCCGCCACGCAGGACATTCACCTCACCGTCGCGGCGGGTGCGCGGCTGGAGTTCTACCCGGAGCGGACCCTCCCCTTCGCCGGGAGCGTCTTCCGTCAGCATGTCCGCGCCGAGCTGGAGGAGGGCGCCGAGCTGGGCCTCACCGAGACGCTGGCGAGCGGGCGGGTGGGCATGGGCGAGCGGCTGCGCTTCGGCGAGTACACCAGCCGGGTCGAGGTGTGGCGCGAAGGGAGACGGGTCTACTTGGACGCCCTGCGTCTGCGCCCCGGCGAGCACACCCGAACCCCCGGGGTGTGGGGAGCGCACGACTACGCGGCGTCAGGCGTATGGGTCGGCAATGGAGGGGTGCGCGACTGGCCCGCCGTGCCCGGCCTCCTCGCCACAGGACGGTCAGCAGGGGGAGCCGTGTGGCTGCGGGCCTCGGCAGGACAGGGGCCGGAGTTGGACGCGGCGCTCAATGCGGCCCGCGAGAGCTTGCGAGGGCAACTGTTCGGGGCGGCGCCACTGCGGGTAAGGCGTTGA
- the hypB gene encoding hydrogenase nickel incorporation protein HypB, with protein MPPRIVTVRQNILKANDHTAAENRAAFRAAGVRAINLVSSPGAGKTALLERTLRDLGSELRLAVAVGDLATENDAARLRQWGAQAEQIVTGTVCHLDAAMVQGVLPRFDLSALDVLLLENVGNLVCPSSYDLGEAARAVLISTTEGEDKPLKYPTMFNTADVVVITKMDLADAVEFDRALCRENIDRARPGVPVIELSSKRGTGLDAWSAFVRGERF; from the coding sequence ATGCCCCCCCGTATCGTCACTGTCCGGCAGAACATCCTCAAGGCGAACGACCACACCGCCGCCGAGAACCGGGCCGCATTCCGGGCGGCGGGGGTGCGGGCCATCAACCTCGTGTCGAGCCCCGGCGCGGGGAAGACGGCGTTGCTCGAACGGACCTTGCGCGACCTGGGAAGTGAGTTGCGCCTCGCCGTCGCCGTCGGTGACCTCGCCACCGAGAACGACGCGGCGCGGCTGAGGCAGTGGGGCGCGCAGGCCGAGCAGATCGTGACGGGAACGGTCTGCCACCTCGACGCGGCGATGGTGCAAGGTGTGCTGCCGCGCTTCGACCTGTCCGCGCTCGACGTGCTGTTGCTGGAGAACGTCGGCAACCTCGTCTGCCCCAGCAGCTACGACCTCGGGGAGGCGGCGCGGGCGGTCCTGATCTCGACCACCGAGGGCGAGGACAAGCCGCTGAAGTACCCCACGATGTTCAACACGGCGGACGTGGTGGTGATCACCAAGATGGACCTCGCGGACGCGGTGGAGTTCGACCGCGCCCTGTGCCGCGAGAACATCGACCGGGCCAGGCCGGGGGTACCGGTGATTGAGCTGAGCAGCAAGCGGGGGACGGGCCTGGACGCCTGGTCCGCCTTCGTGCGCGGGGAGCGCTTCTGA
- a CDS encoding hydrogenase maturation nickel metallochaperone HypA, translated as MHEASIALSLIDVAREVLREHGAARARAVTVRVGQWSSVVPEALEAAFPACAEGTPLEGAHLSIVRVPGVGECPNHGPVELDVTRGLRCPLCDAPTPTLLQGDELELDELELT; from the coding sequence ATGCACGAGGCCTCCATCGCCCTTTCCCTCATCGACGTGGCCCGCGAGGTGCTGCGCGAACACGGCGCGGCGCGGGCGCGGGCCGTCACCGTGCGGGTCGGCCAGTGGTCGAGCGTCGTGCCGGAAGCCCTGGAAGCCGCCTTTCCCGCCTGCGCCGAGGGGACGCCGCTGGAGGGGGCCCACTTGAGCATCGTGCGCGTGCCCGGGGTGGGGGAGTGCCCGAACCACGGCCCGGTCGAACTCGACGTGACGCGCGGCCTGCGCTGCCCCCTGTGCGACGCGCCCACGCCGACCCTGCTTCAGGGGGACGAACTGGAGCTGGACGAACTCGAACTCACCTGA
- a CDS encoding ABC transporter permease yields the protein MTRETAPVVEAVPVPTLSARGSAVRSGLRNLAPPVLSILAFFGLWELVCRVFAIKPFILPAPSAALGALAQFAPAVAGHAWQTLVTTLIGFALTVVLGVALGALVGLNRTAYQALYPLLIGFNAVPKAALVPVLVIWFGVGAVPAVLTAFLISFFPVVVNVATGLATVEPEPRDVLRALGATPWEVFTKVSLPRSLPYFFASLKVAVTLAFVGSIISELAASNKGIGVMMNQAASSFQVPLVFGGVLLVSAMGVLLYAVFALIESRLTGWAYRSQH from the coding sequence GTGACGCGGGAGACGGCCCCGGTGGTGGAGGCGGTGCCCGTGCCCACCCTGTCGGCGCGGGGAAGTGCCGTGCGTTCCGGGCTGCGGAACCTCGCGCCGCCCGTGCTGAGCATCCTCGCCTTCTTCGGGCTGTGGGAACTGGTCTGCCGGGTCTTCGCCATCAAGCCCTTCATCCTGCCCGCTCCCAGCGCGGCGCTCGGGGCGCTCGCCCAGTTCGCCCCCGCCGTGGCCGGGCACGCCTGGCAGACGCTGGTGACGACCCTGATCGGCTTCGCGCTCACCGTTGTCCTCGGGGTGGCGCTGGGGGCGCTCGTGGGCCTGAACCGCACGGCGTACCAGGCGCTCTATCCCCTCCTGATCGGTTTCAACGCGGTGCCCAAGGCGGCGCTCGTGCCCGTGCTCGTGATCTGGTTCGGGGTGGGCGCGGTCCCGGCGGTGCTGACGGCCTTCCTGATCTCGTTCTTCCCGGTGGTCGTGAACGTCGCCACCGGCCTCGCCACGGTGGAGCCCGAGCCGCGCGACGTGCTGCGGGCGCTGGGCGCGACCCCGTGGGAGGTCTTCACCAAGGTCAGCCTGCCCCGGTCGCTGCCGTACTTCTTCGCCAGCCTCAAGGTCGCCGTCACGCTCGCCTTTGTCGGCAGCATCATCAGCGAACTTGCCGCCAGCAACAAGGGCATCGGTGTGATGATGAATCAGGCGGCGAGCTCCTTCCAGGTACCGCTCGTCTTCGGTGGGGTGCTCCTCGTGAGCGCGATGGGTGTGCTGCTGTATGCCGTCTTTGCCCTGATCGAGTCGAGGCTGACGGGGTGGGCGTACCGCTCGCAACATTGA
- the urtA gene encoding urea ABC transporter substrate-binding protein, translating to MTTLRKFSLASLSLALILGNTAGAQGTVKVGILHSLTGTMAISEITVANAAQLAVDEINAKGGVLGRKIVVVKEDGASDWPTFTTKAEKLLTQDRVAAVFGGWTSASRKAMLPVFEKNKGLLFYPVQFEGNECSPNIIYTGAQPNQQALPALEWALSQGYQNIFLLGSDYVYPRTANLILKKHITDRGAKVAGEEYVALGGTEFSSVINKIKAARPQVIINTLNGDSNVSFFKQYQAAGYSAATLPVISFSIAEQEAQAIGPALLTGQYATWNYFQSLPNAANKRFVAAYQKKYGKNAAITDPMAHAYMDVYLWKAAVEKAKSFDPAAVRKAIVGISMDSPLGKITVAPNGSLTQTVYTGQSGAGGQFKVIGQSKGVVAPQPYDKLAFPGKTCP from the coding sequence ATGACGACGCTCCGCAAGTTCAGTCTCGCAAGCCTCAGCCTCGCCCTGATCCTGGGCAACACGGCGGGCGCACAGGGCACCGTGAAGGTCGGCATCCTGCACTCGCTGACGGGCACGATGGCGATCAGCGAGATCACCGTGGCGAACGCCGCCCAGCTCGCGGTGGACGAGATCAACGCGAAAGGGGGCGTGCTGGGCCGCAAGATCGTGGTCGTCAAGGAGGACGGCGCGTCCGACTGGCCGACCTTCACGACCAAGGCGGAAAAGCTCCTCACCCAGGACAGGGTGGCGGCCGTGTTCGGTGGATGGACGAGCGCCAGCCGCAAGGCGATGCTGCCCGTCTTCGAGAAGAACAAGGGGCTGCTGTTCTACCCGGTGCAGTTCGAGGGCAACGAGTGCAGCCCGAACATCATCTACACGGGCGCCCAGCCCAACCAGCAGGCGCTCCCCGCGCTGGAATGGGCGCTGAGCCAGGGCTACCAGAACATCTTCTTGCTGGGCAGCGACTACGTGTACCCGCGCACCGCGAACCTGATCCTGAAAAAGCACATCACCGACCGGGGCGCCAAGGTCGCGGGCGAGGAGTACGTCGCGCTGGGCGGCACCGAGTTCAGCTCGGTCATCAACAAGATCAAGGCGGCCAGGCCCCAGGTCATCATCAACACGCTCAACGGCGACTCCAACGTCTCGTTTTTCAAGCAGTACCAGGCTGCCGGGTACAGCGCGGCGACCCTTCCCGTCATCTCCTTTTCCATCGCCGAGCAGGAGGCGCAGGCCATCGGTCCGGCGCTGCTGACCGGGCAGTACGCGACCTGGAACTACTTCCAGAGCCTGCCGAACGCCGCCAACAAGCGGTTCGTGGCCGCCTATCAGAAGAAGTACGGCAAGAACGCCGCCATCACCGACCCGATGGCGCACGCCTACATGGACGTGTACCTCTGGAAGGCCGCCGTCGAGAAGGCCAAGTCCTTCGACCCCGCCGCCGTCCGCAAGGCCATCGTGGGCATCAGCATGGACAGCCCGCTGGGCAAGATCACCGTCGCCCCCAACGGCAGCCTCACCCAGACGGTCTACACCGGCCAGTCCGGCGCGGGCGGCCAGTTCAAGGTGATCGGCCAGAGCAAGGGCGTCGTGGCCCCGCAGCCCTACGACAAGCTGGCGTTCCCGGGGAAGACCTGCCCGTAA
- the urtB gene encoding urea ABC transporter permease subunit UrtB → MDPVFLFGQLFTGLSVASILLLAALGLALSFGLMRVINMAHGEFLMVGGYLTYLASQWLGPDFLWLAFPLAFLGSALLGALLEVTVIRRLYGRPLDTLLATFGVSLILQQAARQLFGSTGVPVTAPGWLAGAFVVHGGALDGLTFPHVRLFVIGLSLLVLGGMWWLLNRSRFGMHVRAVNQNREVASALGVNTRRLDLLVFALGSGVAGVAGVGLALLAPVNPTVGAAYIVNAFLVVVVGGVGSVLGGAVAAVGLGFVTALTEGFTSVSLAQAILLVLVVAFLQWKPRGLFPTRSRALEET, encoded by the coding sequence ATGGACCCCGTTTTCCTCTTCGGCCAACTGTTCACGGGCCTCTCGGTGGCATCCATTCTGCTGCTCGCCGCGCTGGGGCTGGCGCTGAGTTTCGGGCTGATGCGCGTGATCAACATGGCGCACGGCGAGTTCCTGATGGTGGGAGGTTACCTGACGTACCTCGCGTCGCAGTGGCTGGGGCCGGACTTCCTGTGGCTGGCGTTCCCGCTGGCCTTCCTGGGGTCGGCGTTGCTGGGCGCCCTCCTGGAAGTGACCGTCATCCGGCGGCTGTACGGCAGGCCGCTCGACACGCTGCTCGCTACCTTCGGGGTCAGTCTGATCCTCCAGCAGGCGGCGCGGCAGCTCTTCGGGAGTACGGGCGTCCCGGTGACGGCGCCGGGGTGGCTGGCTGGAGCCTTCGTCGTTCACGGCGGGGCGCTGGACGGGCTGACCTTCCCGCACGTGCGGCTGTTCGTGATCGGCCTGTCGCTGCTCGTGCTGGGCGGGATGTGGTGGCTGCTGAACCGCTCACGCTTCGGGATGCACGTGCGGGCCGTGAACCAGAACCGCGAGGTCGCCTCGGCCCTCGGGGTGAACACGCGGCGGCTGGACCTGCTGGTGTTCGCGCTCGGGAGCGGGGTGGCGGGAGTGGCGGGCGTGGGCCTCGCGCTGCTCGCCCCGGTAAACCCCACGGTGGGGGCGGCGTACATCGTCAACGCCTTTCTGGTCGTCGTGGTGGGCGGCGTGGGAAGCGTGCTGGGTGGGGCGGTCGCGGCGGTGGGGCTGGGCTTCGTGACCGCGCTCACCGAGGGCTTCACCAGCGTGAGTCTCGCGCAGGCGATCTTGCTCGTGCTCGTCGTCGCCTTCTTGCAGTGGAAGCCGCGCGGCCTCTTCCCGACCCGCTCGCGCGCCCTGGAGGAGACGTGA
- the urtC gene encoding urea ABC transporter permease subunit UrtC, with amino-acid sequence MSRGGAAALALVAVGLVLAPFFLGAYPLALLGRVLALSIASIGVCVIWGRTGILSLGQGLFFGLGGYALAMHLKLAATPRGELPDFMVYNGVEALPWFWKPFASAPFALGMVLVLPALAAGLVGWLMFRRRITGVYVSIITQALVLAFVTWLGGSQGLTSGTNGITDFQTFLGINLRGEAFPRGLYWATLLVLGLALAGTAWVLRTPFGSLLTAVRDNENRTRFLGYNPAAFKIAAFVLGGVLAGVSGALYTLHLGTISPAMIGVAFGIELVVWVALGGRASLWGAVGGLVLGQLAKDRISSAAPDAWLYLMGALFVLVVLVMPQGVAGLLTRRRAAPVRSSAGIKEVGNVASGD; translated from the coding sequence GTGAGCCGGGGCGGGGCGGCGGCGCTGGCCCTCGTCGCCGTGGGGCTCGTCCTGGCGCCCTTCTTCCTGGGCGCGTACCCGCTCGCGCTGCTGGGCCGGGTCCTCGCGCTGAGCATCGCGTCCATCGGCGTGTGCGTGATCTGGGGGCGCACGGGCATCCTCAGCCTGGGGCAGGGCCTCTTCTTCGGCCTGGGCGGGTACGCGCTCGCCATGCACCTCAAGCTGGCCGCCACGCCGCGGGGGGAGCTGCCCGACTTCATGGTGTACAACGGGGTCGAGGCGCTGCCGTGGTTCTGGAAGCCCTTTGCCAGCGCGCCCTTCGCCCTGGGCATGGTGCTGGTCCTCCCCGCGCTCGCCGCCGGGCTGGTCGGGTGGCTGATGTTCCGGCGGCGCATCACGGGCGTGTACGTGAGCATCATCACCCAGGCGCTCGTGCTCGCCTTCGTGACGTGGCTGGGCGGCTCGCAGGGCCTGACGAGCGGCACGAACGGCATCACCGACTTCCAGACGTTCCTGGGGATCAACCTGCGCGGCGAGGCCTTCCCGCGCGGCCTGTACTGGGCGACGCTGCTCGTCCTCGGGCTGGCGCTGGCGGGGACGGCCTGGGTCCTGCGCACCCCCTTCGGCTCGCTGCTCACCGCCGTCCGCGACAACGAGAACCGGACGCGCTTCCTCGGGTACAACCCCGCCGCCTTCAAGATCGCGGCCTTCGTGCTGGGCGGGGTGCTGGCGGGCGTCAGCGGGGCGCTCTACACCCTGCACCTGGGGACGATCTCGCCCGCGATGATCGGGGTGGCCTTCGGCATCGAACTCGTCGTGTGGGTGGCGCTGGGGGGCCGCGCGAGCCTCTGGGGCGCGGTGGGCGGGCTGGTCCTCGGGCAACTGGCGAAAGACCGCATCTCCAGCGCGGCGCCGGACGCGTGGCTCTACCTCATGGGCGCGCTCTTCGTCCTCGTCGTGCTGGTGATGCCGCAGGGGGTGGCGGGGCTGCTGACCCGGCGCCGGGCCGCGCCGGTCCGGTCGTCCGCTGGGATCAAGGAGGTGGGCAATGTCGCTTCCGGGGACTGA
- a CDS encoding urease subunit gamma, whose protein sequence is MQLTERERDKLLIFTAAEVARKRRARGLRLNHPEAVALITAEVLEGVRDGRSVEDLMGWGATLLTPDDVLDGVPELIHDIQVEGTFPDGTKLVTIHDPIRGGASAVIAGEYLLEEGEVELNAGRPVTPLTVTNTADRPIQVGSHFHFFEVNAGLAFDRAAAYGQRLNIPAGTAVRFEPGEEREVGLVPLGGTRTVYGMNALVSGALDAPGMREAALERAREAGFGGSP, encoded by the coding sequence ATGCAACTCACCGAACGGGAACGCGACAAGCTGCTGATCTTCACCGCCGCCGAGGTGGCGAGAAAACGCCGGGCCCGCGGACTCAGGCTCAACCACCCGGAGGCCGTCGCCCTCATCACCGCCGAAGTGCTGGAGGGCGTCCGCGACGGGAGGAGCGTGGAGGACCTGATGGGCTGGGGCGCCACGCTCCTCACGCCCGACGACGTGCTGGACGGCGTGCCCGAACTCATCCACGACATCCAGGTGGAGGGCACCTTTCCCGACGGCACCAAGCTGGTGACCATCCACGACCCGATCCGCGGCGGCGCCAGCGCCGTGATTGCCGGGGAGTACCTGCTGGAAGAAGGCGAGGTCGAGCTCAACGCCGGGCGGCCCGTCACACCGCTCACCGTGACGAACACGGCAGACCGACCCATCCAGGTGGGCAGTCACTTCCATTTCTTCGAGGTCAACGCGGGCCTGGCTTTCGACCGCGCCGCCGCCTACGGTCAGCGCCTGAATATCCCCGCCGGAACCGCCGTCCGCTTCGAGCCCGGCGAGGAGCGCGAGGTGGGACTCGTGCCGCTGGGGGGAACGCGCACGGTGTACGGCATGAACGCCCTCGTGAGTGGGGCACTGGACGCGCCGGGAATGCGGGAGGCGGCGCTGGAGCGGGCCAGGGAAGCGGGCTTCGGGGGCAGCCCGTGA
- the ureE gene encoding urease accessory protein UreE codes for MRRPLLGGDAPAGTEATRVIHIPMTAADRRRVRRRLTAPDGVELRLAFPTGTVLLPGSVLDTVDGVAYVITATPEDVAAVSPRSLGEAARVAHAVGNLHRDLVEDGGAFLVLWDPPIELLLTRLGVPFVREARPFHGRPSWEHGP; via the coding sequence TTGCGCCGCCCGCTGCTGGGCGGGGACGCGCCTGCCGGGACGGAGGCTACCCGAGTCATCCACATCCCCATGACCGCCGCCGACCGCCGACGGGTGCGCCGCCGCCTGACCGCCCCCGACGGGGTGGAGTTGCGGCTGGCCTTCCCGACGGGGACGGTCCTCCTCCCTGGCAGCGTGCTGGACACGGTGGACGGCGTGGCCTACGTCATCACCGCCACGCCCGAGGACGTGGCCGCTGTCTCGCCGCGCTCGTTAGGGGAGGCAGCGCGGGTGGCGCACGCGGTCGGCAACCTGCACCGCGACCTCGTGGAGGACGGGGGCGCGTTTCTGGTGCTGTGGGACCCACCCATCGAACTGCTGCTGACGCGGCTGGGCGTGCCCTTCGTGCGGGAGGCGCGGCCCTTCCACGGTCGGCCCTCGTGGGAGCATGGGCCGTGA